In one window of Nocardiopsis aegyptia DNA:
- a CDS encoding DUF6504 family protein encodes MFESCGELPHEQCPGGVRRVRESVGVEGKRGSVVGRYYGSTVSVVEDQGRPLRFTWNGRVYGVRRIIDHWVTLRMDWTPTTEPQVPERRHWRVEAGALEAQGVYELLHDTVSDQWLLSRVWD; translated from the coding sequence ATGTTCGAAAGCTGCGGCGAACTTCCCCACGAGCAGTGTCCTGGCGGTGTGCGCCGGGTGCGGGAGTCGGTCGGTGTCGAGGGGAAGCGGGGAAGCGTCGTGGGACGGTACTACGGGTCGACGGTCTCGGTCGTGGAGGACCAGGGGCGTCCGCTCCGCTTCACGTGGAACGGCAGGGTGTACGGCGTGCGCCGGATCATCGACCACTGGGTCACCCTGCGGATGGACTGGACCCCGACGACCGAGCCCCAGGTGCCCGAGCGCCGGCACTGGCGGGTGGAGGCGGGCGCCCTGGAGGCGCAGGGCGTGTACGAACTGCTGCACGACACCGTGTCCGACCAGTGGCTGCTCTCGCGGGTGTGGGACTGA
- a CDS encoding GNAT family N-acetyltransferase produces MMPSVILETERLRLRAFVEADIDDVFRTYSDPAVQRWVPIPAPGVPYTREIAEHWCREAAPALRTSGDGQQWAAVEQASGRLVGAFGLLRTQWPAMITEIGYAVSPWARGRGYATEAAVAVSRWAVDQGFQRVELKAAVGNTASRRVAVRAGFSPEGVERNAMPLHEGRTHLAVYSLLPADLL; encoded by the coding sequence ATGATGCCGTCCGTGATCCTGGAGACGGAGCGACTGCGGCTGCGCGCGTTCGTCGAGGCCGACATCGACGACGTGTTCCGCACCTACTCGGACCCGGCCGTGCAGCGGTGGGTCCCCATCCCCGCCCCGGGTGTCCCCTACACCCGGGAGATCGCCGAGCACTGGTGCCGCGAGGCCGCGCCCGCGCTGCGGACGAGCGGTGACGGTCAGCAGTGGGCGGCCGTGGAACAGGCGTCCGGCCGCCTGGTGGGCGCCTTCGGCCTGTTGCGCACGCAGTGGCCCGCGATGATCACCGAGATCGGCTACGCCGTCTCCCCCTGGGCACGGGGCCGGGGCTACGCGACCGAGGCGGCCGTGGCCGTCTCCCGCTGGGCCGTCGACCAGGGCTTCCAGCGAGTGGAGCTCAAGGCCGCGGTCGGCAACACGGCCTCGCGGCGCGTGGCCGTCCGGGCCGGCTTCTCCCCCGAGGGCGTCGAACGCAACGCCATGCCGCTGCACGAGGGCCGCACCCACCTGGCCGTCTACAGCCTGCTGCCCGCCGACCTGCTCTGA
- a CDS encoding peptidoglycan recognition protein family protein — MRRRTFLTGATAAAGLTTVAAPVTAPSPAAAADDRAVPRVLSEPASGDGLVRPDRRFDLVTVARAVGAPAGAIRFETADGLGPWRPLDPHTMGRDDREPTASALVRAPEGAIGYEVDGDARTSALNLHDGEPLRFGGPERTTLSVAADVDTERARRSPGPVRFRTRAGWGADESLRFDEDGNDLWAPVFHRVQLLTVHHTAMATTDDHAADVRGVYRYHAAELGWGDIGYHVLIDPDGVVYEGRHSGPDGVPVFSGRPWPGDARSVTAGHVYGYNHANVGVCLLGDFTDALPTRAAQDSLVAVLRVLCAVTGLDPAAEITYVNPDTGARTPGDTLSRHRDWLATECPGNAFAAEFDALVRDRVAGRGRG, encoded by the coding sequence ATGCGACGACGCACCTTCCTCACCGGAGCCACCGCGGCCGCCGGGCTGACCACCGTGGCCGCTCCGGTCACCGCTCCCTCGCCCGCCGCGGCCGCCGACGACCGGGCCGTACCCCGTGTCCTGTCGGAACCGGCGTCCGGCGACGGCCTCGTCCGCCCCGACCGGCGCTTCGACCTGGTGACGGTGGCGCGTGCGGTGGGCGCGCCCGCGGGCGCGATCCGGTTCGAGACCGCCGACGGCCTCGGCCCCTGGCGACCGCTCGACCCGCACACCATGGGCCGGGACGACCGCGAGCCGACCGCCTCCGCCCTCGTCCGCGCGCCGGAGGGCGCGATCGGGTACGAGGTCGACGGGGACGCCCGGACGTCGGCCCTGAATCTCCACGACGGCGAGCCGCTGCGCTTCGGCGGCCCCGAGCGGACGACACTGTCCGTCGCCGCCGACGTTGATACGGAGCGGGCGCGCCGCTCCCCCGGACCGGTGCGGTTCCGGACCCGGGCGGGCTGGGGCGCGGACGAGTCCCTGCGCTTCGACGAGGACGGCAACGACCTGTGGGCGCCCGTCTTCCACCGGGTACAGCTGCTGACGGTGCACCACACGGCCATGGCGACCACGGACGACCACGCGGCCGACGTACGCGGCGTGTACCGCTACCACGCCGCCGAGCTGGGTTGGGGCGACATCGGTTACCACGTGCTCATCGACCCGGACGGGGTGGTCTACGAGGGTCGGCACTCCGGTCCGGACGGCGTGCCCGTCTTCTCCGGCCGCCCCTGGCCCGGCGACGCTCGTTCGGTGACCGCCGGGCACGTGTACGGCTACAACCACGCGAACGTGGGCGTGTGCCTGCTCGGCGACTTCACCGACGCACTCCCGACCCGGGCGGCGCAGGACTCGCTCGTCGCGGTCCTGCGCGTGCTGTGCGCGGTCACCGGCCTGGACCCGGCCGCGGAGATCACCTACGTCAACCCCGACACCGGGGCCCGGACGCCGGGCGACACCCTGTCCCGGCACCGCGACTGGTTGGCCACCGAGTGCCCGGGCAACGCGTTCGCCGCCGAGTTCGACGCCCTGGTGCGCGACCGCGTCGCCGGCCGCGGCCGCGGCTGA
- the cobC gene encoding Rv2231c family pyridoxal phosphate-dependent protein CobC — MGYDLRHHGDAETGDGLLDFAVNVRGAAPPAWLGRRLADSLAHLGAYPDQSAARDAVARRHGRGADEVLLTAGAAEAFVLLARALAPVRAVVVHPQFTEPEAALCAAGHTVGRVLLDPDFTLDPALVPDDADLVVLGNPTNPTSVLHPAGTLAALARPGRVLVVDEAFADCVPGEPESLAGRRDLPGLVVVRSLTKTWSLAGLRAGYLLAEPALTARLAAAQPLWPVSSPALAAIEACCSPSAVAEAEAWAVRLAERREDLADVLRAAGLSVLPGARGSFLLVRTPGADRLRERLRDRGVAVRRGDTFPGLGPEWLRVAVREPGTHRALGRTLAQLVVT; from the coding sequence ATGGGCTATGACCTGCGGCATCACGGTGACGCCGAGACCGGTGACGGACTGCTGGACTTCGCCGTGAACGTGCGCGGGGCCGCGCCTCCCGCGTGGCTGGGGCGCCGCCTCGCCGACTCCCTGGCGCATCTGGGGGCCTATCCGGACCAGAGCGCGGCCCGGGACGCGGTCGCCCGCCGCCACGGCCGGGGCGCCGACGAGGTGCTGCTCACCGCGGGCGCCGCCGAGGCGTTCGTGCTGCTGGCGCGTGCTCTGGCCCCGGTCCGGGCCGTGGTCGTGCACCCCCAGTTCACCGAACCCGAGGCCGCCCTGTGCGCCGCCGGGCACACCGTGGGCCGGGTCCTGCTCGACCCCGACTTCACCCTCGACCCGGCCCTGGTCCCCGACGACGCCGACCTGGTCGTCCTGGGCAACCCCACCAATCCGACCTCCGTGCTGCACCCGGCCGGGACGCTGGCCGCCCTCGCCCGGCCCGGGCGTGTGCTCGTGGTCGACGAGGCCTTCGCGGACTGCGTCCCGGGTGAGCCCGAGTCCCTGGCCGGGCGCCGTGACCTGCCGGGACTGGTGGTGGTCCGCAGCCTCACCAAGACCTGGTCGCTGGCGGGGCTGCGCGCCGGGTACCTGCTCGCCGAACCCGCCCTGACCGCGCGCCTGGCCGCCGCCCAGCCCCTGTGGCCGGTCTCCTCCCCGGCGCTGGCCGCGATCGAGGCGTGCTGCTCCCCGTCGGCGGTCGCCGAGGCCGAAGCCTGGGCGGTGCGCCTGGCGGAGCGGCGCGAGGACCTGGCCGACGTGCTCCGGGCGGCGGGACTGTCCGTGCTTCCCGGCGCGCGGGGATCGTTCCTGCTGGTCAGAACGCCTGGAGCGGATCGGTTGCGCGAACGGCTGCGCGATCGGGGCGTGGCCGTCCGGCGGGGCGACACCTTCCCCGGGCTGGGGCCGGAATGGCTCAGGGTGGCCGTCCGGGAACCGGGGACCCACCGCGCGCTGGGGCGAACTCTGGCACAGTTGGTGGTGACTTGA
- the cobT gene encoding nicotinate-nucleotide--dimethylbenzimidazole phosphoribosyltransferase: MTNDDREDARRGEPAPTADSGLGGLLDGLPESGRGTRAQRPRTSAGPANPFRRPSAAPAEPVRPAPKPAEPRGAPARLPLPAEPTPLAAPAPEPAQEAAPEAAPAPTSAPEPPAQAAPASTSAPEPPAQAASAPETARQTAPAPAEAPGAPAPAPESASQPVPASPSEPEAAPAPTRASDSEPASTAQPAAAAAPAPAAAPEAPPEPTPAPTSRPAPGATAAGGADPAAPPSHTSPSPARGPAVAPVSAQRPNVIPFRGGDREPAPETRAAEPVHRHHPASARTTAERTPPPPDTAPEPARTRAAAPEPEQSMYAHEAAAPVDERTGPPSRTGPRAVPAEQDPTSASPAAGRAAPFDDWAGHAFDDAERDAVYRAIRERRDVRVGFRSDPVPDDVLTRVLEAAHQAPSVGHVQPWDFLVIDSPDLRARVRDLAQAERDDHTRSLPSIRARAFSGLKVEAILDSPLNIAVTVDPTRGGRHGQGRHAQPASAAYAAALAVENLWLAARAEGLGVGWVGFVDERDVADVLELPSHLDVVAYLCVGYVEEFPTEPELSLAGWAKGRPLSWAVHRDRYGHRGLPGQEPTSLLEETITAIGGLNPRAVEEARDRQNRMTKPPGSLGVLEEVSVQLAGLAGECPPPIPEPAAVAVFAGDHGVHAQGVTAWPQEVTAQMVQNFLEGGAVVNAFAEQVGAEVTVVDVGVVGDLPRAAGLLPRKVARGTADFTQGPAMTRAQALQALEGGIEVARDLVSAGNRCLITGDMGIANTTPAATLVCALTGADPARATGRGTGVDDDMHEHKVEVVRQALAANPVDRSDPIGVLAALGGLEHAALAGFVLGGAALRVPVLLDGVIAGAAALVASAISPESMSACFAGHRSSEPGHTIALEHLGLRPLVDLEMRLGEGSGALLALPLLQGSARALRNVATFDDAGVSTVH, from the coding sequence ATGACCAACGATGACCGTGAGGACGCCAGGCGTGGCGAGCCCGCGCCGACGGCCGACAGCGGCCTCGGCGGGCTGCTCGACGGCCTGCCGGAGAGCGGCCGCGGCACCCGGGCCCAGCGCCCGCGCACGTCCGCCGGACCCGCCAACCCCTTCCGCCGACCGTCCGCGGCACCGGCCGAGCCCGTGCGCCCGGCGCCCAAGCCCGCCGAGCCCCGGGGCGCGCCGGCCCGTCTGCCCCTGCCCGCCGAGCCCACACCCTTAGCCGCGCCTGCCCCTGAGCCCGCGCAAGAAGCCGCCCCCGAGGCCGCACCCGCGCCCACCTCCGCGCCGGAGCCCCCTGCTCAGGCCGCACCCGCGTCCACCTCCGCGCCGGAGCCCCCTGCTCAGGCCGCATCTGCCCCCGAGACTGCGCGGCAAACCGCACCCGCGCCCGCCGAGGCCCCCGGAGCGCCTGCCCCCGCGCCTGAATCCGCTTCCCAGCCGGTGCCCGCCTCCCCGTCCGAGCCCGAAGCCGCGCCCGCGCCCACCCGTGCGTCCGACTCCGAGCCCGCCTCCACCGCTCAGCCCGCGGCTGCCGCTGCCCCCGCGCCCGCCGCCGCGCCGGAGGCCCCGCCCGAGCCGACCCCCGCTCCCACCTCCCGGCCCGCTCCTGGAGCCACGGCCGCCGGTGGGGCCGACCCGGCCGCACCGCCGTCCCACACGTCCCCGTCTCCCGCGCGGGGACCCGCCGTGGCGCCGGTGAGCGCACAGCGGCCCAACGTCATCCCCTTCCGCGGCGGCGACCGCGAGCCGGCGCCCGAGACCCGGGCCGCCGAGCCCGTTCACCGCCACCACCCCGCCTCGGCGCGCACCACCGCCGAACGGACACCGCCACCGCCCGACACAGCACCCGAGCCCGCGCGGACACGCGCCGCGGCACCCGAGCCGGAACAGAGCATGTACGCACACGAAGCAGCCGCGCCCGTCGACGAGCGCACCGGACCGCCGAGCCGTACCGGACCCCGGGCGGTCCCCGCCGAACAGGACCCGACCTCCGCGTCCCCCGCCGCCGGGCGGGCCGCCCCGTTCGACGACTGGGCCGGGCACGCCTTCGACGACGCCGAGCGCGACGCCGTCTACCGCGCCATCCGCGAGCGGCGCGACGTCCGCGTCGGGTTCCGGTCCGACCCCGTACCGGACGACGTCCTCACCCGTGTCCTGGAGGCCGCCCACCAGGCGCCCAGCGTCGGCCACGTCCAGCCCTGGGACTTCCTGGTCATCGACTCCCCCGACCTGCGCGCCCGCGTCCGCGACCTCGCCCAGGCCGAGCGCGACGACCACACGCGGTCCCTGCCCAGCATCCGCGCGCGGGCCTTCTCCGGGCTCAAGGTCGAGGCGATCCTCGACTCCCCGCTCAACATCGCCGTCACCGTCGACCCCACCCGCGGCGGCCGCCACGGCCAGGGCCGCCACGCCCAGCCCGCCAGCGCCGCCTACGCCGCGGCCCTGGCCGTCGAGAACCTGTGGCTGGCCGCCCGCGCCGAGGGCCTGGGCGTGGGCTGGGTCGGGTTCGTCGACGAGCGGGACGTCGCCGACGTCCTCGAACTGCCCTCCCACCTCGACGTCGTCGCCTACCTCTGCGTCGGCTACGTCGAGGAGTTCCCCACCGAGCCCGAACTCAGCCTCGCGGGCTGGGCCAAGGGGCGCCCCCTGTCCTGGGCGGTCCACCGCGACCGGTACGGTCACCGCGGTCTACCCGGCCAGGAGCCCACGAGCCTGCTGGAGGAGACCATCACCGCCATCGGAGGCCTGAACCCCCGTGCCGTGGAGGAGGCGAGGGACCGCCAGAACCGGATGACCAAGCCGCCGGGCTCCCTCGGGGTCCTGGAGGAGGTCTCGGTGCAGCTGGCCGGGCTCGCCGGGGAGTGCCCCCCGCCCATCCCCGAGCCCGCCGCCGTCGCCGTCTTCGCCGGCGACCACGGCGTCCACGCGCAGGGGGTGACCGCCTGGCCCCAGGAGGTCACCGCCCAGATGGTGCAGAACTTCCTGGAGGGCGGCGCGGTCGTCAACGCCTTCGCCGAGCAGGTCGGCGCGGAGGTCACCGTGGTCGACGTCGGCGTGGTGGGGGACCTGCCCCGCGCCGCCGGGCTGCTGCCCCGCAAGGTCGCGCGCGGCACCGCCGACTTCACCCAGGGTCCCGCGATGACCCGCGCCCAGGCCCTCCAGGCCCTGGAAGGCGGCATCGAGGTCGCCCGCGACCTCGTCTCGGCCGGGAACCGGTGCCTGATCACCGGGGACATGGGCATCGCCAACACCACGCCCGCGGCCACGCTCGTGTGCGCGCTCACCGGTGCGGACCCGGCCCGGGCCACCGGCCGCGGGACCGGTGTGGACGACGACATGCACGAGCACAAGGTGGAGGTCGTGCGGCAGGCCCTGGCCGCCAACCCCGTGGACCGCTCCGACCCCATCGGCGTCCTGGCCGCGCTGGGCGGCCTGGAGCACGCCGCCCTGGCCGGGTTCGTCCTCGGCGGTGCCGCCCTGCGCGTGCCCGTGCTGCTGGACGGCGTCATCGCCGGAGCGGCCGCGCTGGTCGCGTCGGCGATCTCGCCCGAGTCCATGTCCGCGTGCTTCGCCGGTCACCGCTCCAGCGAGCCCGGGCACACGATCGCGCTGGAACACCTGGGGCTGCGCCCGCTGGTCGACCTGGAGATGCGGCTGGGCGAGGGCTCGGGCGCCCTGCTGGCGCTGCCGCTCCTGCAGGGGTCGGCCCGCGCGCTGCGCAACGTCGCCACCTTCGACGACGCGGGCGTGTCCACCGTCCACTGA
- the cobA gene encoding uroporphyrinogen-III C-methyltransferase → MTYLLGLRMQGRDVLVVGGGRVAQRRVPVLVEAGARVTLVAPAVSAALEDLAAAGHITWSRRAFAPGDVAGEGAPAYWLVHAATDDPDVNAAVAAEAEDARVWCVRADDRHASSAWTPASGNIGDITVGVVASGDPRRSAGLRDAIADGLADGTLDARRGRERLTGVALVGGGPGDPGLITVRGQQLLSQADVVVVDRLAPTSLLDRLAADVEIVDAAKIPYGRSMTQEDINAVLVDRARQGKFVVRLKGGDSFLFGRGGEEAAACAAAGVPVIAVPGVTSALAAPASAGIPATHRGVAQDVHIVSAHVAPDDERSTVDWKGLAAAGGTVVALMGVERIEAISAALIAHGRSEDTPVAVVQEATLPGQRTVTGTLAGIASAVRSANVRPPAVVIIGEVVKTARDLDILHTGTQFETHRQVTGRDLQ, encoded by the coding sequence ATGACCTATCTCCTTGGTCTGCGCATGCAGGGCCGCGACGTCCTCGTCGTCGGCGGGGGCAGAGTCGCCCAGCGCCGGGTTCCAGTGCTGGTCGAGGCGGGTGCGCGCGTCACCCTCGTGGCCCCGGCCGTCTCCGCGGCGCTGGAGGACCTCGCCGCCGCGGGGCACATCACCTGGTCGCGCCGTGCCTTCGCGCCCGGCGACGTCGCCGGGGAGGGCGCGCCCGCCTACTGGCTCGTCCACGCGGCCACCGACGACCCCGACGTCAACGCGGCCGTGGCCGCCGAGGCCGAGGACGCGCGCGTGTGGTGCGTGCGCGCCGACGACCGGCACGCCTCCTCGGCCTGGACGCCCGCCAGCGGCAACATCGGCGACATCACCGTCGGCGTCGTCGCCTCGGGCGACCCCCGCCGGTCGGCGGGCCTGCGCGACGCCATCGCCGACGGTCTGGCCGACGGCACCCTCGACGCCCGGCGCGGCCGCGAGCGGCTCACGGGCGTGGCCCTCGTCGGCGGCGGCCCGGGTGATCCCGGTCTGATCACGGTTCGGGGACAACAACTGCTGTCCCAGGCCGACGTCGTGGTCGTCGACCGGCTCGCGCCGACCTCCCTGCTGGACCGTCTGGCCGCCGACGTCGAGATCGTCGACGCCGCCAAGATCCCCTACGGCCGGTCCATGACGCAGGAGGACATCAACGCCGTCCTCGTCGACCGCGCGCGCCAGGGCAAGTTCGTGGTGCGGCTCAAGGGCGGCGACTCCTTCCTCTTCGGACGAGGGGGAGAGGAGGCGGCCGCCTGCGCCGCCGCCGGGGTCCCGGTCATCGCGGTGCCGGGTGTGACCAGTGCGCTGGCGGCTCCCGCCAGCGCCGGGATCCCCGCCACCCACCGGGGCGTGGCCCAGGACGTGCACATCGTCTCGGCCCACGTGGCCCCCGACGACGAACGCTCCACCGTCGACTGGAAGGGCCTGGCCGCGGCGGGCGGTACCGTGGTGGCGCTCATGGGAGTGGAGCGGATCGAGGCGATCTCCGCCGCCCTCATCGCCCACGGCCGTTCGGAGGACACGCCCGTCGCCGTGGTCCAGGAGGCCACACTGCCAGGACAGCGAACAGTGACGGGTACGCTTGCGGGCATCGCTTCCGCGGTGCGATCGGCCAACGTTCGGCCCCCGGCGGTGGTGATCATCGGAGAAGTGGTCAAAACAGCGCGGGATCTTGACATACTGCACACGGGAACCCAGTTCGAGACCCATCGACAGGTGACCGGGCGCGATCTCCAGTGA
- a CDS encoding dynamin family protein yields MTRPSAAPDTSGSGASDRFATGPDATSDQPDQGHVPMPSAGGGDAARGGGPGLHQPGRPVEADPARHPAPAPDGRRFEQILESLRGHVRDLEFSEGLPGAEEGRALQADVLAQLSDYVLPRVRRPDIPLLIAVAGSTGAGKSTLVNSLVGEQVTTTGVRRPTTNSPVLACNPADVDWFSEASFIPTLPRVRQQGLAMPGKDGMLVLAASEAMPPGVALLDTPDVDSAVAAHHEFAAKFLDAADLWVFVTTSTRYADARVWEFLQVARDRDTSLAVVLSRVPRKGRRQLLDHFGAMLEANGLGNAARFAIPETDQIRGERFTSNVADHIREFLAEVAGEADQRDRVSRRTFVGVIDSFRSRVPELARQVETQIETGRALGAAVDDAFATASRRIDTGLGDGSLLRGSLSARWQEVAASGDLAKSLRMRGKRGRKARSEQAERGQRVASLERAVRDALEALVVSSCERAADQVEQAWRGVTGGARLVVRAQEHPTADLAKRIRKEIAEWQDEIAGMTTASGATKRSVARFVTFDHDIVALVLIIDLLGYERSHSGGGAHAADTSGPSPQRLLKGLFGAQSLRSMGGTARDNLRRRVLGLLAHERVPFDGALASAGIPTEDSAVQLYQATYNLEISR; encoded by the coding sequence ATGACCCGGCCGTCGGCCGCACCGGACACCTCCGGTTCTGGTGCCTCGGACCGGTTCGCAACCGGACCGGACGCCACCTCTGACCAGCCCGATCAGGGCCACGTACCCATGCCCTCCGCGGGCGGCGGGGACGCTGCCCGGGGCGGGGGCCCCGGCCTCCACCAGCCGGGCCGGCCCGTCGAGGCGGACCCGGCCAGGCACCCGGCGCCCGCCCCCGACGGACGCCGGTTCGAGCAGATCCTGGAGTCCCTGCGCGGCCATGTCCGCGACCTGGAGTTCTCCGAAGGCCTGCCCGGCGCGGAAGAGGGCCGCGCCCTGCAGGCGGACGTCCTCGCCCAGCTGTCCGACTACGTCCTGCCGCGCGTGCGCCGCCCCGACATCCCGCTGCTCATCGCGGTCGCCGGGTCCACCGGCGCGGGTAAGTCCACCCTGGTCAACAGCCTCGTGGGCGAGCAGGTCACCACCACCGGCGTGCGCCGCCCCACCACCAACAGCCCGGTGCTGGCCTGCAACCCCGCCGACGTCGACTGGTTCAGTGAGGCGTCCTTCATCCCCACACTGCCCCGTGTGCGCCAGCAGGGGCTGGCGATGCCCGGCAAGGACGGCATGCTCGTGCTCGCCGCCAGCGAGGCGATGCCCCCGGGCGTGGCCCTGTTGGACACGCCCGACGTCGACTCCGCGGTGGCGGCCCACCACGAGTTCGCGGCCAAGTTCCTGGACGCCGCGGACCTGTGGGTGTTCGTCACCACCAGTACCCGCTACGCCGACGCCCGCGTCTGGGAGTTCCTCCAGGTCGCGCGGGACCGGGACACCTCACTGGCCGTGGTCCTGTCCCGGGTGCCGCGCAAGGGGCGCCGCCAGCTGCTCGACCACTTCGGCGCCATGCTGGAGGCCAACGGGCTCGGTAACGCCGCCCGTTTCGCCATTCCCGAGACCGACCAGATCCGCGGGGAGCGCTTCACCTCCAACGTCGCCGACCACATCCGCGAGTTCCTCGCAGAGGTGGCGGGGGAGGCCGACCAGCGCGACCGCGTCTCGCGCCGCACGTTCGTCGGCGTCATCGACAGCTTCCGGTCCCGCGTGCCCGAACTCGCGCGCCAGGTGGAGACCCAGATCGAGACCGGGCGCGCGCTCGGCGCCGCCGTCGACGACGCGTTCGCCACCGCGAGCCGCCGTATCGACACCGGGCTGGGCGACGGATCCCTCCTGCGGGGATCGCTGAGCGCCCGCTGGCAGGAGGTCGCCGCCAGCGGCGACCTGGCCAAGAGCCTGCGCATGCGCGGCAAGCGCGGCCGCAAGGCCCGCAGCGAGCAGGCCGAACGCGGCCAGCGGGTGGCCTCCCTGGAACGGGCCGTGCGCGACGCCCTGGAGGCCCTGGTGGTCTCCTCGTGCGAACGCGCCGCCGACCAGGTGGAACAGGCCTGGCGCGGCGTCACGGGCGGCGCCCGGCTCGTCGTCCGCGCCCAGGAGCACCCGACGGCCGACCTCGCCAAGCGGATCCGCAAGGAGATCGCGGAGTGGCAGGACGAGATCGCGGGGATGACCACCGCCAGCGGTGCCACCAAGCGGTCCGTCGCCCGATTCGTCACCTTCGACCACGACATCGTCGCCCTGGTCCTGATCATCGACCTGCTCGGCTACGAGCGATCCCACTCCGGAGGGGGCGCCCACGCGGCCGACACCTCCGGTCCATCCCCACAACGCCTGCTCAAGGGCTTGTTCGGTGCCCAGTCCCTGCGCAGCATGGGCGGGACGGCGCGGGACAACCTGCGCCGGCGCGTCCTCGGGCTGCTCGCCCACGAGCGCGTGCCCTTCGACGGCGCTCTGGCGTCGGCCGGCATCCCGACCGAGGACAGCGCCGTCCAGCTCTATCAGGCCACGTACAACCTTGAGATTTCACGATGA